In Streptomyces sp. NBC_00306, a single genomic region encodes these proteins:
- a CDS encoding S1 family peptidase, protein MRRTTALRTGMSALLVLGAWAGAGLAPASAAAPAPTAEPQASAGLLDAMERDLGLTKDQARSRLAAERAATAIETTARRAAGPAFGGAWFDAGTGKLGVALTDPARADAVRATGASVRLVTYDAARLDAVKKKIDGFKAPAGVSSWHVDPRINRVVVNVVADQQADNDVKAFLARARQAGPVQVAKTAEAPKTFAAGTVGGDPYYTGNVRCSIGFSVHGGFVTAGHCGGGGAAVRGWDGSHIGNFQGSSFPGDDYAWVSVGSGWWTVPVVLGWGTVPDQLVRGSAEAPIGASICRSGSTTHWHCGAVLAKNETVNYSQGAVHQMTKTSVCAEPGDSGGSFISGDQAQGVTSGGWGNCSGGGQTWHQPINEILGRYGLRLHTA, encoded by the coding sequence TTGAGACGCACAACAGCTCTGCGCACCGGCATGTCCGCACTTCTCGTCCTGGGTGCCTGGGCCGGTGCCGGACTCGCCCCGGCATCCGCCGCAGCACCCGCCCCCACCGCCGAACCGCAGGCGTCCGCCGGCCTGCTGGACGCCATGGAGAGGGACCTCGGCCTGACGAAGGATCAGGCCCGGTCCCGCCTCGCGGCGGAGCGGGCCGCCACCGCCATCGAGACTACGGCGCGCCGCGCGGCGGGCCCCGCCTTCGGTGGTGCCTGGTTCGACGCCGGCACCGGGAAGCTCGGTGTCGCCCTCACCGACCCCGCCAGGGCCGACGCCGTCCGCGCCACCGGCGCGTCGGTTCGGCTCGTGACCTACGACGCCGCCCGGCTCGATGCGGTGAAGAAGAAGATCGACGGCTTCAAGGCCCCTGCCGGCGTGAGTAGTTGGCATGTGGACCCGCGTATCAACCGCGTAGTCGTGAACGTCGTCGCCGACCAGCAGGCCGACAACGATGTCAAGGCCTTCCTCGCCCGTGCGCGCCAGGCCGGACCCGTCCAGGTCGCGAAGACGGCCGAGGCGCCCAAAACCTTTGCCGCGGGCACCGTGGGCGGCGACCCGTACTACACCGGAAACGTCCGCTGCTCCATCGGCTTCTCCGTCCACGGCGGCTTCGTGACCGCCGGGCACTGCGGTGGCGGGGGTGCGGCGGTCAGGGGCTGGGACGGCTCCCACATCGGAAACTTCCAGGGATCGTCCTTCCCCGGTGACGACTACGCCTGGGTCAGCGTCGGCAGCGGCTGGTGGACCGTTCCCGTGGTCCTCGGCTGGGGCACGGTGCCGGACCAGTTGGTCCGCGGGTCCGCCGAGGCTCCCATAGGGGCTTCGATCTGCCGGTCCGGTTCCACCACGCACTGGCACTGCGGGGCGGTTCTCGCGAAGAACGAGACCGTGAACTACAGCCAGGGCGCCGTCCATCAGATGACGAAGACGAGCGTGTGCGCCGAACCCGGCGACTCGGGCGGCTCCTTCATCAGCGGCGACCAGGCGCAGGGCGTCACCTCCGGCGGCTGGGGCAACTGCAGCGGCGGAGGCCAGACCTGGCACCAGCCGATCAACGAGATCCTCGGCCGGTACGGGCTGCGGCTCCACACCGCCTGA
- a CDS encoding SRPBCC family protein, producing the protein MSGIRSTGSRAALCSVSLVLGLLGAAAAPAGAAASHTPHPDRSVTCRGKGVDPDALVRHRTAVVINAPLRTIWRLQTDVERWPTWQTPVESVKRLDHGPFRKGSAFRWTTPIPPNPATPATSLDITSTVRQIKQNSCIRWTGPAVGEGLHIDGVHVWTFTKVKGGVRVSTDETHTGAQVEADVPTATELLGAGLEAWLRQLKSAAESDAHDRPH; encoded by the coding sequence ATGTCCGGCATCCGCAGCACCGGCAGTCGCGCCGCCCTCTGCTCCGTCTCTCTCGTCCTCGGCCTCCTCGGCGCAGCAGCAGCGCCCGCCGGGGCCGCCGCCTCCCACACCCCCCACCCGGACAGGTCCGTCACCTGCCGCGGGAAAGGCGTCGACCCCGACGCTCTCGTCCGTCACCGGACCGCGGTCGTGATAAACGCCCCGCTGCGCACGATCTGGAGGCTTCAGACCGACGTGGAGCGATGGCCGACCTGGCAGACCCCCGTCGAGTCCGTGAAACGCCTCGACCACGGCCCGTTCCGCAAGGGTTCGGCGTTCCGGTGGACGACCCCGATCCCTCCCAACCCCGCAACTCCCGCCACCAGTCTGGACATCACCTCGACCGTCCGGCAGATCAAGCAGAACTCGTGCATCCGGTGGACCGGACCCGCGGTCGGTGAAGGGCTGCACATCGACGGCGTGCATGTATGGACCTTCACCAAGGTCAAGGGCGGCGTCCGGGTGAGCACCGACGAGACCCACACCGGCGCCCAGGTCGAGGCGGACGTCCCCACGGCGACCGAGCTCCTCGGCGCGGGCCTGGAAGCCTGGCTGCGCCAACTGAAGTCCGCCGCCGAATCCGACGCCCACGACCGGCCGCACTGA
- a CDS encoding SpoIIE family protein phosphatase produces the protein MSDGNATKGPDFRGPLDVTRAATAVLDAHDTVVGWSRAAEELLGYTQDEIIGRPLDAFLSPRHPAEVPAAESGPGSGTPSGTEIRIARHRDGRSLMVATAVCTLPGGGPAARVLVATDLEGLRLWESRLALLQGLATQSPVGLGIYDTELRLTWCNAAYEREIGLPFAEFRGLRADELYSEGRFITEGDPHTLDEVMHHVLDTGEPILDLHFRGQPPSDPGQEHLWSCSYYRLQDADGHVFGVCEDAFDISDRYEAQQRLALLVEAGRSIGTVLDVVRTAEEVAEVAVPDFADTVTVDLASGVLEGEEQGPGGSEATALVRVAARPEPAFGPDDPARTKPPAPVEYPTGSLQDRSLSSGGLVLEDNTLVVPLRAGGNVLGLVTFARQSPSAAFDRGEVALADELAARTAVSIDNARRFTRERRASLALQRQLLPQHLPQQSAVDLAYRYLPTDDVTGVGGDWFDVIALSGSRVGLVVGDVVGHGLQAAATMGRLRTTVRALAQLDLTPDELLTRVDDLVGQSADEPSAGSGAQDPPHDDATGATCLYAVYDPVTRRCTMARAGHLPPAIVAPDGRVSFPALPAGPPLGLGGLPFESMDIELPVGSLLALFTDGLIESRDRDIDQGLDALGRVLGERRGSLEELCDRTLSELLPGGTTADDTALLLVRTRELGPGKVVDWELPAEAVAVGHARGLAAEQLHEWGLDDLVFSTELVVSELVTNAIRHAEGPLHLRLILDRSLLCEVADTGHTSPHLRHSAEDDEGGRGLFIVAQLVHRWGTRYTPSGKTIWTEQPFPSEG, from the coding sequence ATGAGCGATGGGAATGCGACGAAGGGTCCCGACTTCCGTGGTCCGCTCGACGTCACCCGAGCCGCCACGGCGGTTCTCGATGCCCACGACACCGTCGTCGGATGGAGCCGCGCCGCCGAAGAGCTCCTCGGATACACCCAGGACGAGATCATCGGCCGGCCGCTGGACGCCTTTCTGTCGCCGCGGCACCCCGCCGAGGTCCCTGCGGCCGAGTCCGGACCCGGTTCCGGCACACCCAGCGGCACCGAGATCCGTATCGCCCGGCATCGCGACGGCCGCAGCCTGATGGTCGCCACCGCTGTCTGCACACTGCCCGGTGGCGGCCCGGCGGCCCGCGTGCTGGTCGCGACCGATCTGGAGGGCCTGAGGCTCTGGGAGTCCCGGCTGGCGCTGCTCCAGGGCCTCGCCACGCAGTCACCCGTGGGCCTCGGCATCTACGACACGGAGCTGCGCCTCACCTGGTGCAACGCCGCCTACGAACGGGAGATCGGGCTGCCGTTCGCCGAGTTCCGCGGCCTGCGGGCCGATGAGCTGTACTCGGAGGGCAGGTTCATCACCGAGGGCGATCCGCACACCCTCGACGAGGTCATGCACCACGTCCTCGACACCGGTGAACCCATCCTCGACCTCCACTTCCGTGGCCAGCCGCCCAGCGACCCCGGACAGGAGCACCTCTGGTCCTGCTCGTACTACCGCCTCCAGGATGCCGACGGGCATGTCTTCGGCGTCTGCGAGGACGCCTTCGACATCTCCGACCGTTACGAGGCGCAGCAGCGGCTGGCCCTGCTCGTGGAGGCCGGGCGCAGCATCGGGACCGTGCTCGACGTCGTCCGTACGGCCGAAGAGGTCGCCGAGGTGGCGGTGCCGGATTTCGCCGACACCGTCACCGTCGATCTGGCGTCCGGCGTCCTGGAGGGCGAGGAGCAGGGTCCGGGCGGTTCGGAGGCCACCGCTCTCGTACGGGTCGCCGCCCGGCCCGAACCGGCCTTCGGCCCCGACGACCCGGCACGGACGAAACCGCCGGCCCCGGTCGAGTATCCGACCGGTTCGCTTCAGGACCGCAGTCTCTCCTCCGGCGGGCTGGTGCTCGAGGACAACACACTGGTCGTGCCGCTGCGGGCCGGGGGGAACGTGCTCGGGCTGGTGACCTTTGCGCGCCAGTCGCCCTCGGCGGCCTTCGACCGCGGCGAAGTCGCGCTGGCGGACGAGCTCGCGGCCCGTACGGCCGTGTCCATCGACAACGCCCGGCGCTTCACCCGGGAACGCAGGGCTTCCCTCGCCCTCCAGCGGCAGCTGCTGCCGCAACATCTGCCGCAGCAGTCGGCCGTCGACCTGGCGTACCGCTACCTGCCCACCGACGACGTGACCGGTGTCGGCGGTGACTGGTTCGATGTCATCGCGCTGTCCGGCAGCCGGGTCGGACTGGTGGTCGGTGACGTGGTCGGGCACGGCCTCCAGGCGGCGGCCACCATGGGACGCCTGCGGACGACGGTGCGTGCGCTCGCCCAACTGGACCTGACACCGGACGAGTTGCTCACCAGGGTCGACGATCTGGTGGGGCAGTCGGCCGACGAGCCCTCCGCGGGCTCCGGCGCGCAGGACCCTCCGCACGACGACGCCACGGGAGCGACCTGCCTCTACGCGGTCTACGACCCGGTCACCCGGCGCTGCACCATGGCCCGGGCGGGACATCTGCCGCCCGCGATCGTGGCGCCCGACGGCCGTGTGTCGTTTCCCGCGCTGCCGGCCGGGCCGCCGCTGGGTCTCGGAGGCCTGCCCTTCGAGTCCATGGACATCGAACTCCCGGTGGGCAGCCTGCTGGCGCTGTTCACGGACGGTCTGATCGAGTCACGCGACCGCGACATCGACCAGGGTCTGGACGCTCTGGGCAGGGTGCTCGGTGAACGACGGGGGAGTCTCGAAGAGCTCTGCGACCGCACGCTGTCCGAGCTCCTGCCGGGCGGTACGACGGCCGACGACACCGCGCTGCTGCTCGTCCGCACCCGTGAACTCGGCCCCGGGAAGGTCGTCGACTGGGAACTCCCGGCGGAGGCGGTGGCGGTGGGTCACGCCCGGGGGCTCGCCGCCGAACAGCTCCACGAATGGGGCCTGGACGACCTGGTGTTCTCGACCGAGCTCGTCGTCAGCGAGCTGGTCACCAATGCCATCAGGCATGCCGAGGGGCCGCTGCATCTGCGGCTCATCCTCGACCGCTCGCTGCTCTGCGAGGTCGCCGACACGGGCCACACCTCGCCCCATCTGCGGCACAGCGCCGAGGACGACGAAGGCGGGCGCGGACTGTTCATCGTCGCCCAGCTCGTCCACCGGTGGGGCACGCGCTACACCCCGTCCGGCAAGACGATCTGGACGGAGCAGCCCTTCCCGTCCGAGGGGTGA
- a CDS encoding SDR family oxidoreductase has translation MYAVPDQTGKFAVVTGANSGTGKETARRLADAGARVVLAVRTLSKGERARDEIMARHPHAQLEVRRIDLADLDSVKEFADGLIADGTPLDLLVNNAGVMAPPTRMTTADGFELQLGSNFLGPFALTLRLLPLLLTAPAPRVATMSSGTANYGRIHFGDLQWENRRYSPNLAYAQSKLADLIMARQLTAVAAERGWNLLSTAAHPGYTTTNLQTAGASLGRGKPSRLHALVSAIDFLPKQGVEQGAEPLLYAATDPEAVADGYYGPSARFGLVGPTGTARVTRRALDPATNARLWAEAERLTSVSVPSTVA, from the coding sequence ATGTATGCCGTTCCCGACCAGACCGGGAAGTTCGCCGTCGTCACCGGCGCCAACAGCGGAACGGGCAAGGAGACCGCACGCCGTCTCGCCGACGCCGGAGCCCGCGTCGTCCTCGCCGTCCGCACCCTCTCCAAGGGCGAGCGGGCCCGCGACGAGATCATGGCTCGGCACCCCCACGCCCAGCTCGAAGTTCGCCGCATCGACCTGGCCGACCTCGACTCGGTGAAGGAGTTCGCCGACGGGCTCATCGCCGACGGCACACCCCTCGACCTGCTGGTCAACAACGCCGGCGTCATGGCACCGCCCACCCGCATGACCACCGCCGACGGCTTCGAACTGCAACTGGGGAGCAACTTCCTCGGCCCCTTCGCCCTGACGCTGCGGCTCCTGCCGCTGCTGCTCACCGCCCCGGCTCCGCGCGTGGCCACCATGAGCAGCGGCACGGCCAACTACGGCCGGATCCACTTCGGCGATCTCCAGTGGGAGAACCGGCGCTACAGCCCCAACCTCGCCTACGCCCAGTCCAAGCTGGCCGACCTGATCATGGCCCGGCAGCTCACCGCGGTCGCCGCCGAGCGCGGCTGGAACCTGCTGAGCACCGCCGCCCACCCCGGGTACACCACGACCAATCTCCAGACCGCGGGCGCGAGCCTCGGCCGCGGCAAGCCCTCCCGGCTGCACGCACTGGTGAGCGCCATCGACTTCCTGCCCAAGCAAGGTGTCGAGCAGGGTGCAGAACCGCTGCTGTACGCGGCGACCGATCCGGAAGCCGTGGCGGACGGCTACTACGGTCCCAGCGCCCGGTTCGGCCTCGTCGGCCCGACCGGCACGGCACGGGTGACCCGCCGGGCCCTGGACCCCGCGACCAACGCCCGCCTGTGGGCCGAGGCCGAGCGCCTGACCAGCGTGTCCGTGCCGTCCACCGTCGCCTGA
- a CDS encoding metallophosphoesterase family protein codes for MRLLLTSDTHVPKRARHLPAELLERIDEADVVLHAGDWVDSATLDLLEARSSRLLAVYGNNDGPELRARLPEVARAELGGLRFGVIHETGQAKGREQRCAERFPDLDVLVFGHSHIPWDTAAPGGLRLLNPGSPTDRRRQPYRTFMTVDVAEGRLSDIRLHRL; via the coding sequence ATGCGACTGCTGCTGACCTCCGACACCCATGTTCCCAAGCGCGCCCGGCACCTCCCGGCCGAGCTGCTGGAGCGGATCGACGAGGCGGACGTGGTGCTCCACGCCGGTGACTGGGTCGACAGCGCCACACTCGACCTGCTGGAGGCCCGCTCGTCCCGGCTCCTTGCCGTGTACGGCAACAACGACGGCCCCGAACTCCGGGCGCGCCTGCCGGAAGTGGCGCGGGCCGAGCTCGGCGGTCTGCGCTTCGGCGTCATCCACGAGACCGGCCAGGCCAAGGGGCGGGAGCAGCGGTGCGCGGAGCGGTTTCCCGACCTCGACGTGCTGGTGTTCGGGCACAGTCACATCCCCTGGGACACTGCTGCTCCGGGCGGGCTGCGGCTGCTGAACCCGGGTTCCCCGACCGACCGGCGACGTCAGCCGTACCGCACCTTCATGACCGTGGATGTGGCCGAAGGGCGGCTGTCCGACATTCGCCTGCACCGTCTTTGA
- a CDS encoding MarR family transcriptional regulator: MTTTTAPAANARVIALAHYAGRALLEGVLARHGVTFHQSVTLRALVAAGESVDRDRLVADVTGSLKTEESLTRGVIEEMTAAKLLEEDPAETSRVRLTDAGRELFDTTSAESAEIAARLYGGIPAEDLAVAGRVLRLVTERANAALAGA, encoded by the coding sequence ATGACCACCACCACGGCACCCGCGGCCAACGCCCGGGTCATAGCCCTGGCCCACTACGCCGGGCGCGCCCTCCTGGAGGGCGTACTGGCGCGCCACGGCGTCACGTTCCACCAAAGTGTCACGCTCCGGGCCCTCGTGGCCGCGGGCGAGTCCGTCGACCGTGACCGCCTCGTCGCCGACGTCACCGGCTCGCTGAAGACCGAGGAGTCACTCACACGCGGCGTGATCGAGGAGATGACGGCCGCGAAGCTGCTGGAAGAGGACCCGGCCGAGACATCGCGGGTGCGGCTCACGGACGCCGGGCGGGAGTTGTTCGACACCACCTCCGCCGAGAGCGCCGAGATCGCCGCCCGGCTGTACGGCGGCATTCCGGCCGAGGACCTCGCGGTCGCGGGACGGGTGCTGCGCCTGGTCACGGAACGCGCGAACGCCGCGCTGGCCGGCGCCTGA
- a CDS encoding isocitrate lyase/PEP mutase family protein, which translates to MAFHELHHRELPLVLPNAWDVPSALAFLDAGFEAIGTTSLGVASSMGRPDGGRATKAANILLARALSRLPCYISVDIEDGYADEPDAVADYTADLDAAGINIEDSSAERLIGPEAHAAKVAAVKRRRPDLFVNARVDTYWLRQEATVDATLDRAALYVEAGADGIFVPGVSEPAVLRELARSIPVPLNVLAVPGLSPADLAALGVRRVSTGSLPYRAALHAAADAARAVREGRALPEATPYPQVQARLEGCQQQTR; encoded by the coding sequence ATGGCCTTCCATGAGCTCCATCACCGCGAACTGCCGCTGGTTCTGCCCAATGCCTGGGACGTGCCCTCGGCTCTGGCATTCCTCGACGCCGGCTTCGAAGCCATCGGGACGACCAGCCTCGGCGTGGCCTCCAGCATGGGCCGCCCCGACGGCGGGCGTGCGACCAAGGCGGCGAACATCCTCCTCGCCCGCGCCCTGTCGCGATTGCCGTGCTACATCAGTGTGGACATCGAGGACGGCTACGCGGACGAGCCGGACGCTGTCGCCGACTACACGGCCGACCTGGACGCGGCGGGCATCAACATCGAGGACAGTTCCGCCGAGCGGCTCATCGGGCCGGAGGCGCACGCCGCGAAGGTCGCGGCCGTCAAGCGCCGCCGCCCGGATCTTTTCGTCAACGCCCGCGTCGACACCTACTGGCTCCGGCAGGAGGCGACCGTCGACGCGACACTCGACCGTGCCGCGCTCTATGTAGAGGCCGGTGCGGACGGGATCTTCGTGCCCGGTGTGTCGGAGCCGGCCGTGCTCCGCGAGCTGGCCCGCAGCATCCCGGTGCCGCTGAACGTGCTCGCGGTCCCGGGCCTGTCGCCCGCCGACCTGGCGGCCCTGGGCGTCCGCCGGGTGAGTACGGGCTCGCTGCCCTACCGCGCCGCCCTCCATGCCGCAGCCGATGCGGCGCGTGCCGTACGCGAGGGCCGCGCCCTGCCCGAGGCGACGCCCTACCCGCAGGTGCAGGCCCGGCTCGAGGGATGTCAGCAGCAGACCCGCTGA
- a CDS encoding DUF4230 domain-containing protein, whose product MLAGRFSLVPGLDDVFGEETKDRSGPAVLKSIQDMNRYEGAAGNFQIVVDLEKDAKFLPDAIRGTRTLYVGAGTVSAYVDLNRLGDKSVTVNEDRTEATLRLPHARLGTPALNADRSYAVSKQRGLLDRLGDLFSDNPADERAVHRLAAQRIGEAAKESELNVRAEKNTTAMLQGLLRSLGFRQVTVTYG is encoded by the coding sequence ATGCTCGCCGGACGCTTCAGCCTGGTGCCCGGCCTCGATGACGTCTTCGGTGAGGAGACCAAGGACCGATCGGGTCCTGCCGTACTCAAATCCATTCAGGACATGAACCGTTACGAGGGCGCCGCCGGCAACTTCCAGATCGTCGTCGACCTGGAGAAGGACGCCAAGTTCCTGCCGGACGCCATCCGGGGCACCCGCACCCTGTACGTCGGCGCGGGCACGGTGAGCGCGTACGTCGATCTGAACCGGCTCGGCGACAAGAGCGTGACCGTCAACGAGGACCGGACCGAGGCCACGCTGCGCCTGCCGCACGCCCGGCTCGGCACCCCGGCCCTGAACGCGGACCGTTCGTACGCCGTCTCCAAGCAGCGCGGACTCCTCGACAGGCTCGGCGACCTCTTCTCCGACAACCCGGCCGACGAGCGGGCCGTGCACCGGCTCGCCGCCCAGCGCATCGGTGAGGCCGCCAAGGAAAGCGAGCTGAACGTACGCGCCGAGAAGAACACCACGGCCATGCTCCAGGGCCTGCTGCGTTCCCTCGGCTTCCGCCAGGTGACCGTGACCTACGGCTGA
- a CDS encoding MarR family winged helix-turn-helix transcriptional regulator — MSSARENATAGFLVWRLSMKWRVAVDRAVAPLGLTHAQYALMASLYGMRRSGLTPSQRGLADHTGLEPLYVSKLARALEASGLVARTRDPNDPRAMQLSLTEQGLAVTRRAITVVQGLLDQLLEPLGGQNSARTRQFTRELATLLDAPLGPHPENEKEPS; from the coding sequence GTGAGTTCAGCAAGGGAGAACGCCACGGCGGGGTTTCTCGTCTGGCGCCTGTCGATGAAGTGGCGGGTGGCCGTCGACCGGGCGGTCGCGCCGCTCGGCCTGACCCATGCGCAGTACGCGCTGATGGCGTCGCTGTACGGCATGCGGCGCTCCGGACTGACGCCCAGTCAGCGCGGCCTCGCCGACCACACCGGGCTCGAACCGCTGTACGTCTCCAAACTCGCCCGCGCACTGGAGGCCTCCGGGCTCGTCGCCCGCACCCGGGACCCGAACGACCCGCGCGCCATGCAGCTGTCGCTCACCGAGCAGGGGCTTGCCGTCACGCGACGCGCAATCACGGTGGTCCAGGGTCTGCTCGACCAGTTGCTGGAGCCGCTCGGGGGTCAGAACAGCGCGCGCACACGGCAGTTCACCCGTGAGCTGGCCACCTTGCTCGACGCACCTCTTGGTCCGCACCCCGAGAACGAGAAGGAGCCGTCATGA
- a CDS encoding TetR/AcrR family transcriptional regulator has protein sequence MATTGANTPRERYRTQVRAEITERAWEQIATAGASALSLNAIAKQMGMSGPALYRYFAGRDDLITELVREAYRSLADTLRAASDTGADLAGLAHTLRGWALADPQRYFLIYGTPIPGYHAPEDITAISSEIMTTLVDACAATAPGGAPTPFAGHLEDHRDWAAGHPAPPEALHRFLTFWTRLHGVLSLELAGQFAGMDFDPALLFAAEVDDLLAPRPGARSS, from the coding sequence ATGGCGACGACAGGCGCGAACACACCGCGGGAGCGCTACCGGACCCAGGTGCGGGCGGAGATCACGGAACGCGCCTGGGAGCAGATCGCCACGGCGGGAGCGTCCGCGCTCTCCCTCAACGCGATCGCCAAGCAGATGGGCATGAGCGGGCCGGCGCTCTACCGCTACTTCGCCGGCCGCGACGACCTGATCACCGAGCTCGTCCGTGAGGCGTACCGAAGCCTCGCCGACACCCTCCGCGCGGCCTCCGACACCGGCGCCGACCTGGCGGGGCTGGCACACACCCTGCGCGGCTGGGCGCTGGCGGACCCGCAGCGGTACTTCCTGATCTACGGCACCCCCATCCCCGGCTACCACGCGCCCGAGGACATCACCGCGATCTCCTCCGAGATCATGACGACTCTGGTCGACGCGTGCGCCGCGACGGCTCCGGGCGGCGCCCCGACACCGTTCGCCGGCCATCTGGAGGACCACCGGGACTGGGCCGCCGGCCACCCCGCACCGCCGGAGGCCCTCCATCGGTTCCTGACGTTCTGGACCCGTCTGCACGGCGTCCTGTCACTGGAACTCGCGGGCCAGTTCGCGGGGATGGACTTCGACCCCGCCCTGCTCTTCGCCGCCGAAGTGGACGACCTGCTCGCGCCAAGGCCCGGAGCTCGGAGCTCCTGA
- a CDS encoding abortive phage infection protein — protein sequence MVRDQRMSRARFLAGAGAAGIAAAGLLPTAGTAAAAPETRAEENKQRGLTYRGVCYEVGDGETPGTAWSTARMRQDMLAIRNDLHASSVLIGGVGVDRLTSTATEAVERGLHVWLQPTLGDRSEADILEHVAEAGRHADRLRRQGARIHLSAGCEFVLFVPGIVPGDNAVERIENLLSGNVDPEFMARRLRAFTARAAAVGRSVFRGRLTYAAAQDEQVDWNLFDIVGIDYYSSHPRRADHVREISRYLRWGKPLAMLEFGSCTFLGAPEQGGMGWNTVDHSKDPPEIRGDLVRSERTQAAHLTDVLDVFESMNLYAAMAYTFVTPDAPHRPEPRYDLDMASYSIVKAIRDRADDPASGWHWEPKESFHALARQYCRMR from the coding sequence ATGGTGCGTGACCAGCGGATGAGCCGGGCTCGGTTTCTGGCCGGGGCGGGGGCCGCGGGGATCGCGGCGGCCGGACTGCTCCCGACGGCGGGGACAGCCGCGGCGGCGCCGGAGACCCGCGCCGAGGAGAACAAGCAGCGCGGCCTGACCTACCGGGGCGTCTGCTACGAGGTCGGTGACGGCGAGACCCCGGGGACCGCCTGGAGTACCGCACGGATGCGGCAGGACATGCTGGCGATCAGGAACGACCTGCATGCGAGCTCGGTGCTGATCGGGGGCGTCGGTGTCGACCGGCTCACCTCGACCGCCACCGAGGCCGTCGAACGCGGACTGCATGTCTGGCTCCAACCGACCCTGGGCGACCGGTCCGAGGCCGACATCCTGGAGCATGTGGCGGAGGCGGGCAGGCACGCCGACCGTCTGCGCCGGCAGGGCGCCCGGATCCACCTCAGTGCGGGCTGCGAATTCGTGCTGTTCGTGCCGGGAATCGTGCCCGGCGACAATGCCGTGGAACGGATCGAGAACCTGCTGAGCGGGAACGTCGACCCCGAATTCATGGCACGTCGGCTGCGTGCCTTCACCGCACGAGCGGCCGCCGTCGGCAGGTCCGTCTTCCGCGGCCGGCTGACATACGCGGCGGCTCAGGACGAGCAGGTCGACTGGAACCTCTTCGACATCGTCGGCATCGACTACTACTCCTCCCACCCCCGCCGCGCCGACCACGTCCGGGAGATCAGCCGGTACCTGCGATGGGGCAAACCGCTGGCGATGCTGGAGTTCGGCAGCTGCACCTTCCTGGGCGCTCCGGAACAGGGCGGCATGGGCTGGAACACCGTCGACCACAGCAAGGACCCGCCCGAGATCCGCGGCGACCTCGTCCGCAGCGAGCGAACCCAGGCCGCCCATCTCACCGATGTCCTGGACGTGTTCGAGTCGATGAACCTGTACGCGGCCATGGCGTACACCTTCGTGACGCCCGACGCCCCGCACCGGCCGGAGCCGCGCTACGACCTCGACATGGCCTCGTACAGCATCGTCAAGGCGATCAGGGACAGGGCCGACGACCCGGCGTCCGGCTGGCACTGGGAGCCGAAGGAGTCTTTCCACGCGCTCGCCCGGCAGTACTGCCGGATGCGGTGA
- a CDS encoding TetR/AcrR family transcriptional regulator: MATTFQRARNEEQRAQRRKAILDTAAAMLTEMPVAQVSLNELSRRVGLAKSNVLRYFESREAVLLELLDAACQELVEHLRTTLPKALDAAAPVTERADRIAAVVASALAERPVLCDLIGAQAAVLERNVSPQVAAEYKRSAIAGAMAMAELVRTHLPELGEHDALRFTGGMIMVTGAVWTHAHPSAAMLAAYEADPALAALRLDFPSTLRQTLEVLLSGLLARAAG, encoded by the coding sequence ATGGCAACGACATTCCAGCGCGCCCGCAACGAGGAGCAGCGCGCCCAGCGCCGCAAGGCGATCCTGGACACGGCGGCCGCCATGCTCACCGAGATGCCGGTGGCGCAGGTGAGTCTGAACGAACTGAGCCGCCGCGTCGGTCTCGCGAAGTCGAACGTGCTGCGCTACTTCGAGTCCCGCGAGGCCGTTCTCCTTGAACTTCTGGACGCCGCGTGCCAGGAGCTGGTGGAGCACCTGCGCACCACGCTGCCGAAGGCGCTCGACGCTGCCGCACCCGTCACCGAACGCGCCGACAGGATCGCCGCCGTCGTCGCGTCCGCGCTGGCCGAGCGCCCGGTGCTGTGCGACCTGATCGGGGCTCAGGCCGCGGTGCTGGAGCGCAATGTCTCCCCGCAGGTCGCCGCGGAGTACAAGCGCTCGGCTATCGCCGGCGCCATGGCCATGGCCGAACTGGTCCGCACCCATCTGCCCGAACTCGGCGAACACGACGCCCTGCGGTTCACCGGCGGCATGATCATGGTGACCGGCGCCGTCTGGACGCACGCCCATCCGTCGGCCGCCATGCTCGCGGCCTACGAGGCGGACCCCGCCCTCGCGGCCCTGCGCCTGGACTTCCCGTCCACGCTGCGCCAGACGCTCGAAGTGCTGCTGTCGGGACTGCTCGCCCGAGCCGCCGGCTGA